The Frondihabitans australicus genome includes a region encoding these proteins:
- the hisS gene encoding histidine--tRNA ligase has product MPPVNPSRGMRDFLPADKRRRDLVLDAIRSTYRSYGFDEIETPVVEDSSRLHAGLGGDNEKLAFAIMKRALTVDDLRAADAPLDLADLGLRFDLTVPLARFYASHRGELPTVFRSIQIAPVWRAERPQKGRYRQFVQCDIDIIGEPGALAEIELLTATSAVLERLGIERATIRINDRRILLALLAHWQVPIDRFDPALVIIDKLDKIGVDGVVAELAEIDVPREGLAEQLGELAHADWSIGRAAPDWLDTEAFADLVALRDAIPGAEIEFDPTLVRGMGYYTGTIFEVAHPDFGYSLGGGGRYDGMIGRFLGQDVPAAGFSLGFERLVDLVTLDTGDAGGLALVYDRSLDPVDLVRLQGELVARGRRVRLERRAKNFSNQLASLGAAGYTEFAAVREAGVSAEELEIREIG; this is encoded by the coding sequence ATGCCTCCCGTGAATCCGTCCCGCGGCATGCGCGACTTCCTCCCCGCCGACAAGCGCCGCCGCGACCTCGTGCTCGACGCCATCCGGTCGACCTACCGCTCCTACGGCTTCGACGAGATCGAGACCCCCGTCGTCGAGGACAGCTCGCGGCTCCACGCGGGCCTCGGCGGTGACAACGAGAAGCTCGCGTTCGCGATCATGAAGCGGGCGCTCACCGTCGACGACCTGCGGGCCGCCGATGCGCCGCTCGACCTCGCCGACCTCGGGCTCAGGTTCGACCTGACCGTTCCTCTCGCCCGTTTCTACGCAAGCCACCGGGGCGAGCTGCCGACCGTCTTCCGCTCCATCCAGATCGCGCCCGTGTGGCGTGCCGAGCGGCCGCAGAAGGGCCGCTACCGGCAGTTCGTCCAGTGCGACATCGACATCATCGGCGAGCCGGGCGCCCTGGCCGAGATCGAGCTTCTGACGGCGACGTCGGCGGTGCTCGAGCGGCTGGGGATCGAGCGGGCGACGATCAGGATCAACGACCGCCGGATCCTGCTCGCGCTCCTGGCGCACTGGCAGGTGCCCATCGACCGGTTCGACCCGGCGCTCGTGATCATCGACAAGCTCGACAAGATCGGCGTCGACGGGGTCGTCGCCGAGCTCGCCGAGATCGACGTGCCGCGTGAGGGTCTCGCGGAGCAGCTCGGAGAGCTCGCCCACGCCGACTGGTCGATCGGCCGGGCCGCACCGGACTGGCTCGACACCGAGGCGTTCGCCGACCTCGTCGCGCTCCGCGACGCCATCCCCGGCGCCGAGATCGAGTTCGACCCGACGCTCGTGCGCGGCATGGGCTACTACACCGGCACGATCTTCGAGGTCGCCCACCCCGACTTCGGCTACTCGCTCGGCGGCGGCGGCCGCTACGACGGCATGATCGGCCGCTTCCTCGGGCAGGACGTCCCGGCCGCGGGGTTCTCGCTCGGGTTCGAGCGGCTCGTCGACCTCGTCACGCTCGACACGGGCGACGCCGGCGGCCTGGCGCTCGTCTACGACCGTTCACTGGACCCGGTCGACCTGGTCCGGCTGCAGGGCGAGCTCGTCGCCCGCGGCCGCCGGGTCCGGCTGGAGCGGCGGGCGAAGAACTTCTCGAACCAGCTCGCGTCGCTGGGGGCCGCCGGGTACACGGAGTTCGCCGCGGTGCGTGAGGCCGGGGTGTCGGCGGAAGAGCTGGAGATCCGCGAGATCGGCTGA
- the nhaA gene encoding Na+/H+ antiporter NhaA has product MGIFRSERASAALLLAAAILGLVLANLPTGHALEAVKHHHLDLPAIGLNLSVGHWVSDGLLALFFFVVAVELKHELVKGELNSVKKAIVPGIAAIGGVIAPAVVYAIVTAGTRYTGGWPIPTATDIAFALGILAVFGSHLPGRIRVFLLALAVLDDLVAILIIAIFFTHGSNLAFLGLGILAVAAVFAAGRLLGRWSGLAGAAAVALVVVLAVVCWYFVYRSGVHATIAAVAVGLVLPLKPADRAIHALQPFVNGVVLPIFAFAAASIAVPSVGIGQLSPVFWAIVIALPVGKLIGITIAGGIASRIFRDPDPARRGQTLRLGELVTVAMLGGIGFTVSLLMNELAFKKSAEIVDEGTLAVLLGSAVSIVVSAVLVSMLKRSHARRSAVPLPR; this is encoded by the coding sequence ATGGGCATCTTCCGTTCCGAGCGGGCCTCAGCAGCCCTCCTCCTCGCCGCCGCGATCCTGGGCCTCGTGCTCGCCAACCTCCCGACCGGGCACGCGCTCGAGGCCGTCAAGCACCATCATCTCGACCTGCCCGCGATCGGGCTGAACCTCTCGGTCGGGCACTGGGTCTCCGACGGACTCCTGGCTCTCTTCTTCTTCGTCGTGGCCGTCGAACTGAAGCACGAGCTCGTCAAGGGCGAGCTGAACAGCGTGAAGAAGGCGATCGTGCCCGGCATCGCCGCGATCGGCGGCGTCATCGCGCCCGCCGTCGTCTACGCGATCGTGACCGCCGGCACTCGCTACACGGGCGGCTGGCCGATCCCCACGGCGACCGACATCGCCTTCGCGCTCGGTATCCTCGCGGTCTTCGGGTCGCACCTCCCGGGCCGGATCCGGGTGTTCCTCCTCGCGCTGGCGGTGCTCGACGACCTCGTGGCGATCCTGATCATCGCGATCTTCTTCACGCACGGCTCGAACCTCGCCTTCCTCGGGCTCGGCATCCTGGCCGTCGCCGCCGTCTTCGCCGCCGGCCGCCTGCTCGGCCGCTGGTCGGGTCTCGCCGGAGCAGCGGCTGTCGCCCTCGTGGTCGTGCTCGCCGTCGTCTGCTGGTACTTCGTCTACCGGTCGGGCGTGCACGCGACGATCGCCGCGGTCGCGGTCGGGCTCGTGCTGCCGCTCAAACCCGCCGACCGGGCCATCCACGCGCTGCAGCCGTTCGTCAACGGCGTGGTCCTGCCGATCTTCGCCTTCGCGGCGGCGTCGATCGCGGTGCCGTCCGTCGGCATCGGCCAGCTGAGCCCCGTGTTCTGGGCCATCGTCATCGCACTGCCGGTCGGCAAGCTGATCGGCATCACGATCGCCGGGGGCATCGCCTCGCGCATCTTCCGCGACCCCGACCCGGCACGCCGCGGGCAGACCCTGCGTCTCGGCGAGCTCGTCACCGTGGCCATGCTGGGCGGCATCGGCTTCACCGTGTCGCTGCTGATGAACGAGCTGGCGTTCAAGAAGAGTGCGGAGATCGTCGATGAGGGCACGCTCGCCGTGCTCCTGGGCTCCGCGGTCTCGATCGTCGTGAGCGCGGTGCTCGTCAGCATGCTCAAGCGGTCGCACGCCCGCCGCAGCGCGGTGCCGCTCCCCCGCTGA
- the eno gene encoding phosphopyruvate hydratase: MAAIDAVGAREILDSRGNPTVEVEVLLDDGTVARAAVPSGASTGAFEAYELRDGDKERYQGKGVLKAVTAVIDEIGPEIEGLDATDQRVIDQAMIDLDGTENKKRLGANAILGVSLAVARAAADSADLPLFRYVGGPNAHTLPVPMMNVINGGSHADSNVDIQEFMILPIGAESFSEALRWGTETYHVLKSELKSQGLSTGLGDEGGFAPNLSSNRAALDLLVAAITKAGFTPGKDIALGLDVASSEFFKDGSYAFEGGTKSAEEMGAYYEDLVASYPLVTIEDPLDEDDWEGWAHITELIGSKTQIVGDDLFVTNPVRLAKGIENGAANALLVKVNQIGTLTETLDAVALAQRSGYKTVMSHRSGETEDTTISDLAVATDGGQIKTGAPARSERVAKYNQLLRIEEELGDAAVYAGRSAFPRFKG, encoded by the coding sequence GTGGCAGCAATCGACGCCGTAGGCGCCCGCGAAATCCTCGACTCGCGGGGCAACCCCACGGTCGAGGTCGAAGTCCTGCTCGACGACGGCACCGTCGCTCGCGCAGCCGTGCCCTCGGGCGCGTCGACCGGTGCGTTCGAGGCCTACGAGCTGCGCGACGGCGACAAGGAGCGCTACCAGGGCAAGGGCGTCCTCAAGGCCGTCACCGCGGTGATCGACGAGATCGGCCCCGAGATCGAGGGCCTCGACGCCACCGACCAGCGCGTCATCGACCAGGCGATGATCGACCTCGACGGCACCGAGAACAAGAAGCGCCTCGGCGCGAACGCCATCCTCGGCGTCTCGCTCGCCGTCGCCCGCGCCGCGGCCGACTCGGCCGACCTCCCGCTGTTCCGCTACGTCGGCGGCCCGAACGCGCACACGCTGCCCGTCCCGATGATGAACGTGATCAACGGCGGCTCGCACGCCGACAGCAACGTCGACATCCAGGAGTTCATGATCCTGCCGATCGGCGCCGAGTCGTTCTCCGAGGCGCTCCGCTGGGGCACCGAGACCTACCACGTGCTCAAGAGCGAGCTGAAGAGCCAGGGCCTCTCGACCGGCCTCGGCGACGAGGGCGGCTTCGCCCCGAACCTGTCGTCGAACCGCGCCGCGCTCGACCTCCTCGTCGCCGCGATCACCAAGGCCGGCTTCACGCCCGGCAAGGACATCGCACTCGGTCTCGACGTCGCCTCCAGCGAGTTCTTCAAGGACGGCTCGTACGCCTTCGAGGGCGGCACGAAGTCGGCCGAGGAGATGGGCGCGTACTACGAGGACCTCGTGGCCTCGTACCCGCTCGTGACCATCGAGGACCCCCTCGACGAGGACGACTGGGAGGGCTGGGCGCACATCACCGAGCTCATCGGCTCGAAGACCCAGATCGTCGGCGACGACCTGTTCGTCACGAACCCGGTGCGCCTCGCCAAGGGCATCGAGAACGGCGCCGCCAACGCGCTCCTCGTCAAGGTGAACCAGATCGGCACGCTGACCGAGACCCTCGACGCGGTCGCGCTCGCGCAGCGCTCCGGCTACAAGACGGTCATGTCGCACCGGTCGGGCGAGACCGAAGACACCACGATCTCCGACCTCGCAGTCGCCACCGACGGCGGTCAGATCAAGACCGGCGCCCCGGCCCGCTCCGAGCGCGTCGCGAAGTACAACCAGCTTCTCCGCATCGAAGAAGAGCTCGGCGACGCCGCGGTCTACGCCGGCCGCAGCGCCTTCCCGCGCTTCAAGGGCTAG
- a CDS encoding MazG nucleotide pyrophosphohydrolase domain-containing protein, with protein MTSNDDRTRDALAGLTTSVDRLLDPPGCEWNRAQTKESLVTYLVEEAFELVEAIESGSQADLREELGDVLYQVVLQSGVAERAGAGFDLADVIAEVDEKVRRRHPHVFGDDSAADVDDIIRLWSAAKAREKASRESAYDGVPLGMPALARAQKLLARQTRAQAPAADGDDPVAGAGGHPPADLSHADTELAWGRALLTSVEAATARGFDAERALRAAVRERESDLRAAESRERRGTPQPE; from the coding sequence ATGACCTCGAACGACGATCGCACGCGTGACGCCCTCGCCGGGCTCACCACGAGCGTCGACCGGCTCCTGGACCCGCCCGGCTGCGAGTGGAACCGGGCGCAGACGAAGGAGTCGCTGGTCACCTACCTGGTCGAGGAGGCATTCGAGCTCGTCGAGGCCATCGAGTCGGGCAGCCAGGCTGATCTCCGCGAGGAGCTCGGCGACGTGCTCTACCAGGTCGTGCTGCAGTCGGGCGTCGCCGAGCGCGCCGGTGCCGGCTTCGACCTGGCCGACGTGATCGCCGAGGTCGACGAGAAGGTGCGCAGGCGCCATCCGCACGTGTTCGGAGACGACTCCGCGGCGGACGTCGACGACATCATCCGCCTGTGGTCGGCGGCGAAAGCGCGAGAGAAGGCGTCGCGCGAGAGCGCGTACGACGGCGTGCCGCTGGGCATGCCGGCCCTCGCGCGGGCGCAGAAGCTGCTGGCGCGGCAGACCAGGGCGCAGGCCCCGGCGGCCGACGGCGACGATCCGGTCGCAGGAGCAGGCGGACACCCGCCCGCCGACCTGTCGCACGCCGACACCGAGCTCGCCTGGGGCCGCGCCCTCCTCACGTCGGTCGAGGCCGCGACAGCGCGGGGCTTCGACGCGGAGCGAGCCCTCCGCGCCGCGGTGCGCGAGCGCGAGAGCGATCTTCGTGCGGCTGAGAGTCGGGAACGGCGGGGCACCCCACAACCCGAATAG